One stretch of Kiritimatiellaceae bacterium DNA includes these proteins:
- a CDS encoding polyprenyl synthetase family protein — protein MNELQNYLKQQADTINQALETLLPLAGERPVRLHEAMRYSVFAGGKRLRPALCISACESCGGTAAQSMRAACALELLHTYTLIHDDLPAMDNDTLRRGHPTCHIAFDEATAILAGDALLTLAFEVLAGIPDIGGSLALELARAAGSRGVIGGQIEDMDAEGKTPDANLVEYIHRNKTAALIRAACVMGGICAGANVQTLEKLTSYGENIGLAFQLADDLLDENATVEELGKDIGSDKARGKMTWPAVHGTEKTAADMRWLETEALAALRGLKNSARLEQLAGFVVRRSF, from the coding sequence ATGAATGAGCTGCAAAATTACCTGAAACAGCAGGCAGATACCATTAACCAAGCGCTTGAAACTTTGCTTCCGCTGGCCGGAGAACGCCCGGTCAGACTTCATGAAGCGATGCGGTACAGCGTTTTTGCCGGCGGCAAGCGGTTGCGCCCCGCACTTTGCATTTCAGCGTGCGAGTCCTGCGGCGGCACGGCGGCACAGTCGATGCGGGCCGCCTGTGCGCTGGAACTGCTTCACACCTATACGCTGATTCACGATGATCTGCCCGCGATGGACAACGATACTTTGCGGCGCGGACATCCGACCTGCCACATCGCTTTTGACGAAGCAACCGCGATTCTGGCGGGCGACGCTCTGCTGACGCTGGCCTTTGAAGTGCTGGCCGGGATTCCGGACATCGGAGGATCCCTCGCTTTGGAGCTGGCGCGGGCGGCAGGCAGTCGCGGTGTAATCGGCGGGCAAATAGAAGATATGGATGCCGAAGGGAAAACGCCGGACGCAAATCTCGTGGAGTACATCCACCGCAACAAAACCGCCGCACTGATCCGCGCCGCCTGCGTTATGGGCGGAATCTGTGCCGGAGCAAATGTCCAGACACTGGAAAAACTGACGTCCTACGGCGAAAACATCGGGCTGGCGTTTCAGCTGGCCGACGATCTGCTGGATGAGAACGCAACGGTCGAAGAATTGGGCAAGGATATCGGCTCCGATAAAGCACGGGGGAAAATGACCTGGCCCGCCGTTCACGGAACAGAAAAAACCGCCGCCGATATGCGATGGTTGGAAACCGAAGCCCTCGCTGCACTGCGAGGATTAAAAAACTCCGCCCGCCTCGAACAGCTGGCTGGATTTGTCGTCCGGCGGAGTTTCTAA
- a CDS encoding D-tyrosyl-tRNA(Tyr) deacylase — protein sequence MRLVVQRVKAASVKVDGKTVGDIGSGLLVLVGVSHGDTAADAAFLARKTVNLRIFDDENGVMNLSVLDTGGAILAVSQFTLYGDCKKGNRPSYIDAAPPEKGLKLYEEYVKQLRELGPRVETGIFQAEMEVSLINHGPVTLILESTERSE from the coding sequence ATGCGGCTGGTCGTCCAGCGCGTGAAGGCCGCGTCCGTAAAAGTTGACGGGAAAACCGTCGGCGACATCGGAAGCGGCCTTCTCGTTTTAGTCGGCGTCTCGCACGGCGACACCGCCGCCGATGCCGCCTTCCTCGCCAGGAAAACCGTCAACCTGCGCATCTTTGACGACGAGAACGGTGTAATGAACCTTTCCGTTCTCGATACCGGCGGCGCGATTCTGGCCGTCAGCCAGTTCACTCTCTACGGCGACTGTAAAAAGGGCAACCGCCCCAGCTATATTGACGCCGCCCCGCCGGAGAAAGGCTTGAAGCTCTACGAAGAATATGTCAAACAGCTCCGCGAACTCGGCCCGCGTGTTGAAACCGGCATCTTCCAGGCCGAAATGGAAGTCAGCCTCATCAACCACGGCCCGGTTACACTGATTCTCGAAAGCACCGAAAGATCGGAATAA
- a CDS encoding ORF6N domain-containing protein → MNELVRKDGIAGKIYLIRGVQVMLDRDLAELYETETRILKQAVKRNIERFPADFMFELEDADINLLVSQSVIPSKKHFGGAVPLVFTEQGVAMLSSVLRTPLAVEMGIKIIRAFVEVRRFMMANAEIFQRIGSLEIRQLKTEQKVDAVLDAISAQEPEPKQGIFFDGQIFDAYAFVSKLVRKARSSVVLIDNYVDDSVLTLLSKRGKKVSARIYSRRISKQLQLDLEKHNAQYRPVEIVPFEEAHDRFLILDNTEVYHIGASLKDLGKKWFAFSKIEKDAIKLVGRLGAGVNFSGREK, encoded by the coding sequence ATGAATGAGCTGGTCAGAAAAGATGGAATTGCGGGGAAGATTTATCTGATTCGCGGAGTTCAGGTGATGCTGGATCGCGATCTAGCGGAATTGTATGAGACCGAAACCCGTATACTCAAACAGGCCGTCAAACGAAACATCGAACGATTCCCGGCGGATTTTATGTTTGAGCTTGAGGATGCGGATATCAACCTGCTGGTATCACAATCTGTGATACCTTCTAAAAAGCACTTCGGAGGTGCTGTGCCGCTGGTTTTCACCGAACAAGGTGTAGCCATGCTTTCCAGCGTTTTACGCACGCCTCTTGCGGTCGAAATGGGTATCAAAATCATTCGCGCATTCGTAGAGGTGCGCCGCTTCATGATGGCAAATGCGGAAATATTCCAGCGGATCGGGTCGTTGGAAATCAGACAACTCAAGACAGAGCAAAAAGTGGATGCCGTTCTGGACGCCATCAGCGCTCAAGAGCCGGAGCCAAAACAGGGGATATTTTTTGACGGACAAATATTTGATGCCTACGCCTTCGTGTCCAAGCTTGTCCGCAAGGCGAGGTCGTCTGTTGTTCTGATTGACAACTATGTGGACGATTCGGTGCTGACCCTGCTTTCCAAGCGCGGCAAAAAGGTGTCCGCACGGATTTACAGTCGGCGCATTTCAAAACAGCTTCAGCTCGACCTGGAAAAGCACAATGCGCAATATCGACCGGTTGAGATCGTTCCATTTGAGGAGGCACATGACCGCTTTTTGATTTTGGATAATACGGAGGTTTACCACATTGGCGCCTCGCTCAAGGATCTGGGCAAAAAATGGTTTGCCTTCTCGAAAATCGAAAAGGATGCCATCAAGTTGGTTGGACGGCTCGGAGCAGGAGTTAATTTCAGTGGCCGGGAAAAATGA
- the argH gene encoding argininosuccinate lyase gives MKTQKTTVGTINEEVLAFTAGRDVELDINLIAADCIGTAAHVTMLSKMKPAIITAAEKKKVIRELNAIVALAAEGKFKIRLADQDVHLAVERTLTEKLGDLGKKVHTCRSRNDQVAVDLRLYAREEILGTLDEAAALISALLAFAKKNEKVPMVGRTHMQPGMPSSVGLWAAAHAESLLDDCALLVNAYELNDQCPLGSAASYGVPLPIDRELTADLLGFSRPSHTVLYANNGRGKLESIVLGAMSQVMLSLSRMAQDLMLFTMPEFGYFTLPDELTTGSSIMPQKKNPDVIELVRARATRVKACELAVYDLIKGSPGGYNRDLQDAKEPFMEGISMTRACLRVLSPFVNTIKVNKKALLAGFTPDVFATDRALELVGQGMPFRDAYHHVKENLGELANIDPVKAIMQKTHLGAPLGIDWELLKDRVSAVAETVREERRVIDHAVSKLMKA, from the coding sequence ATGAAAACACAGAAAACAACGGTTGGAACGATTAACGAGGAAGTGCTGGCGTTTACGGCGGGGCGAGATGTTGAACTCGACATCAACCTGATCGCCGCCGACTGCATCGGGACTGCCGCGCATGTGACGATGCTTTCGAAAATGAAGCCTGCTATTATTACGGCTGCTGAGAAAAAGAAAGTAATCAGAGAGCTCAATGCAATTGTCGCGCTGGCGGCCGAAGGAAAATTTAAAATCCGCCTCGCCGATCAGGATGTTCATCTGGCGGTCGAGCGGACGTTGACCGAAAAGCTGGGCGATCTAGGCAAGAAGGTTCATACCTGCCGCAGCCGCAACGATCAGGTCGCCGTCGATCTGCGCCTTTATGCCCGCGAAGAAATTCTCGGCACGCTGGACGAAGCTGCCGCGCTGATTTCCGCGCTGCTGGCCTTCGCGAAGAAAAATGAAAAAGTTCCAATGGTTGGAAGAACCCACATGCAGCCGGGCATGCCGTCGTCCGTCGGCCTGTGGGCCGCCGCGCACGCCGAAAGTCTGCTCGACGACTGCGCTCTGCTGGTCAACGCCTATGAATTGAACGACCAGTGTCCGCTCGGCTCCGCTGCCAGCTACGGCGTACCGCTTCCGATTGACCGCGAGCTGACCGCCGACTTGCTCGGCTTCAGCCGTCCGTCGCACACGGTGCTTTACGCCAACAACGGACGCGGCAAACTGGAATCTATCGTGCTCGGCGCGATGAGCCAGGTGATGCTGTCGCTGTCGCGCATGGCGCAGGATTTGATGCTGTTCACCATGCCGGAGTTCGGCTACTTCACACTGCCGGACGAACTGACGACCGGAAGCAGCATTATGCCGCAGAAGAAAAACCCGGACGTGATCGAGCTGGTTCGCGCCCGCGCCACCCGCGTGAAAGCGTGTGAGCTGGCGGTTTACGACCTGATCAAAGGTTCACCCGGCGGTTACAACCGCGATCTGCAGGATGCCAAAGAACCGTTCATGGAAGGAATCTCTATGACCCGCGCCTGTTTGCGCGTGCTGTCCCCGTTTGTGAACACAATCAAGGTTAATAAGAAAGCCCTGCTTGCAGGGTTCACGCCGGATGTTTTCGCCACCGACCGCGCGCTGGAACTGGTCGGGCAGGGGATGCCGTTCCGCGACGCGTATCACCACGTCAAAGAAAACCTCGGCGAACTGGCGAATATCGATCCGGTGAAAGCGATTATGCAAAAGACGCACCTCGGCGCGCCGCTCGGCATAGACTGGGAACTGCTCAAAGACCGCGTATCCGCCGTCGCCGAAACCGTCCGCGAAGAGCGCCGTGTCATCGACCATGCAGTTTCGAAATTAATGAAAGCGTAA
- a CDS encoding anaerobic sulfatase maturase — protein MIPKKTPFHLMAKPAGPDCNLACQYCFYLEKEVLFKEQKIHRMNDEVLEAYTKQYCESQNTPEILFAWQGGEPTLMGLEFFQKAVQLQKKYSAGRPVLNAFQTNGTLLDNDWCKFLAKEKFLIGLSLDGPRHIHDKFRVYRGGQPTFDRVMKSLKLMKSHRVDFNTLTCVTRQSAPYALEIYDFLKSTGSTFLQFIPIIERKPDDAAARLGLKLAMPPDLAADDTDDRVMPWTVQPKQYGQFLIDIFDEWVRHDVGNVFVQICDVMLNAWMGMPPPLCVFAEKCGSAMIIEHNGDIYACDHFVYPEYRLGNILETPMTEMAASEKQRQFGSDKFDKLPGYCRQCNFFFACHGECPKHRFIKTPDGEPGLNWLCEGYKMFLPHIDPYMRTMAQLIRDKRPASDIMAMIPPKK, from the coding sequence ATGATTCCAAAGAAAACACCGTTTCACCTGATGGCTAAGCCTGCCGGGCCGGATTGCAATCTGGCCTGCCAGTACTGTTTCTATCTGGAAAAAGAGGTTCTCTTTAAGGAACAGAAAATCCACCGGATGAACGACGAGGTGCTTGAGGCCTATACCAAGCAATACTGTGAGTCGCAGAATACGCCGGAAATTCTTTTTGCCTGGCAGGGCGGCGAGCCGACACTGATGGGTCTGGAGTTTTTCCAGAAGGCCGTCCAGCTCCAGAAAAAATATTCCGCCGGGCGCCCGGTTCTGAACGCTTTTCAGACCAACGGTACACTGCTCGACAACGACTGGTGCAAGTTTCTGGCGAAAGAAAAGTTTCTGATCGGGCTGAGCCTCGACGGCCCGCGCCACATCCATGACAAATTCCGCGTTTACCGCGGCGGCCAGCCGACCTTTGACCGGGTGATGAAATCGCTCAAGCTGATGAAATCTCACCGGGTGGATTTCAACACACTTACCTGTGTCACCCGCCAGAGCGCGCCGTATGCGCTGGAAATTTATGACTTCCTGAAAAGCACCGGCAGCACGTTCCTCCAATTCATTCCGATCATTGAGCGCAAGCCCGACGATGCCGCCGCACGGCTCGGCCTCAAACTCGCCATGCCGCCGGATCTAGCCGCCGACGATACCGACGACCGCGTGATGCCGTGGACGGTTCAGCCTAAACAGTACGGCCAGTTCCTGATCGATATTTTCGATGAGTGGGTGCGGCACGATGTCGGCAACGTCTTCGTGCAGATATGCGATGTCATGCTGAATGCCTGGATGGGTATGCCGCCGCCGCTGTGCGTCTTTGCCGAAAAGTGCGGTAGCGCGATGATTATCGAACACAACGGCGACATCTACGCCTGCGACCATTTCGTTTATCCGGAATACCGTCTCGGCAATATTCTGGAAACACCAATGACGGAAATGGCCGCCTCGGAAAAACAGCGGCAGTTCGGCAGCGACAAATTCGATAAGCTTCCGGGGTACTGCCGTCAGTGCAATTTTTTCTTTGCCTGCCACGGCGAATGTCCGAAACACCGTTTCATCAAAACACCGGACGGCGAACCGGGCCTAAACTGGCTGTGCGAAGGCTACAAAATGTTCCTGCCGCACATTGATCCGTACATGCGTACCATGGCGCAACTGATCCGGGACAAGCGGCCCGCCTCGGATATCATGGCCATGATTCCTCCGAAAAAATAA
- the carB gene encoding carbamoyl-phosphate synthase large subunit: MPKRTDIHHILIIGSGPIVIGQACEFDYSGTQACKALREEGFRVTLINSNPATIMTDPATADATYIEPITPETVEKIIIKERPDALLPTLGGQTALNTAMKLYRSGVLQKYNVEMIGANYDAIMRGEERDIFKSVMKEAGIETLKSFHVHNLKEAIHVAEKELPFPIIVRPSFTLGGTGGGIANNMEELMQIAERGLKASLSSEVLLEESVYGWKEFEMEVMRDKKDNVVIICSIENMDPMGIHTGDSITVAPTQTLTDREYQAMRNASIKIMRAIGVETGGSNVQFCIHPETGRMAVIEMNPRVSRSSALASKATGFPIAKLAAKLAVGYTLDELPNDITKETPACFEPSIDYCVVKMPRFAFEKFPSADAHLGVSMKSVGETMAIGRNFKEALQKAFRSLEIGVDGLDLKAEAKVPLARLDEWLTRTKTERCIAIKVALKQGYTVQKIAEITKIDPWFIDNILQIVEMEREILDAPKDKPLDIDLLKKIKLNGFSDAQIAVLRGQDPLAFREERKKAGVIPVYRLVDTCAGEFEAATPYFYSSYGDLNEIRHTGKKSIIVLGSGPNRIGQGIEFDYSCVHTVMALREMGYEAIMVNSNPETVSTDYDTSDKLYFEPLTFEDVMNIYEQENPIGMIVQMGGQTPLNLADRLLAAGVPILGTSPTSIAMAEDRELFRQMIIKLDLKQPESGTAKTMDDALKIAHRIGFPVMIRPSFVLGGRAMMVAYDETEFVPFTHAAFNASPGHPVLIDRFLENAIEIDVDLVCDGKDVYVGGVMQHVEAAGIHSGDSACSIPPYSLDPKVVKEIEAACTRMALELNVKGLMNAQMAVKGSDIYVIEVNPRASRTVPYVSKATGVPLAKIATEIAVGKTLKELGLVGFRPELSWYAVKEAVFPFNRFAGVDPILGPEMKSTGEVMGIDTTFEMAYWKSQIAAGQMIPTEGCVFLSATDRDKGWMVEIGKALVGLGFTLTATEGTGKALCDAGLCVTETCKLASGQHPNIIDFMQDGKIAMVINTPSGPVSRMDEIKIRSECILRNIPIVTTESGARATLGAIKAVAGKDWDVKPIQAYHA, translated from the coding sequence ATGCCTAAAAGAACTGACATCCACCACATCCTGATCATCGGCTCCGGCCCGATTGTAATCGGCCAGGCGTGCGAGTTTGACTACTCCGGAACACAGGCCTGCAAAGCCCTGCGCGAAGAAGGGTTCCGCGTCACGCTGATCAACTCTAATCCGGCCACGATCATGACCGACCCGGCCACGGCGGACGCGACCTATATCGAGCCGATCACGCCGGAAACCGTCGAAAAGATTATTATCAAAGAACGGCCCGACGCCCTGCTGCCGACGCTCGGCGGTCAGACCGCGCTTAACACCGCCATGAAGCTTTACCGAAGCGGCGTGCTCCAAAAGTACAATGTCGAAATGATCGGCGCCAACTACGACGCCATCATGCGCGGCGAAGAACGCGACATTTTCAAATCCGTTATGAAGGAAGCCGGCATCGAAACGCTCAAGAGCTTCCATGTCCACAATCTCAAAGAAGCGATCCACGTCGCCGAAAAGGAACTGCCCTTCCCGATCATTGTGCGCCCCAGCTTTACGCTCGGCGGCACCGGTGGAGGTATCGCCAACAACATGGAAGAGCTGATGCAGATCGCCGAGCGCGGCCTCAAGGCCAGCCTCAGCAGTGAAGTCCTGCTCGAAGAATCCGTTTACGGCTGGAAAGAGTTCGAGATGGAGGTCATGCGCGACAAGAAGGATAACGTCGTCATCATCTGCTCCATCGAAAACATGGATCCGATGGGCATTCATACCGGCGACAGCATCACCGTTGCACCGACCCAGACACTGACCGACCGCGAATATCAGGCGATGCGCAACGCATCGATCAAGATTATGCGCGCCATCGGCGTCGAAACCGGTGGATCGAACGTGCAGTTCTGCATCCATCCGGAAACCGGCCGCATGGCGGTGATCGAAATGAATCCGCGCGTATCGCGTTCCTCGGCGCTGGCCTCCAAAGCCACCGGCTTCCCGATTGCCAAACTGGCGGCCAAGCTGGCCGTAGGCTACACGCTCGACGAACTGCCGAACGACATCACTAAAGAAACGCCCGCCTGCTTCGAGCCGTCCATTGACTACTGCGTCGTCAAAATGCCGCGCTTCGCCTTCGAAAAATTCCCGTCGGCGGACGCGCACCTCGGCGTCAGCATGAAGTCGGTCGGCGAAACGATGGCGATCGGTCGAAATTTTAAAGAAGCGCTCCAGAAAGCGTTCCGCTCGCTGGAAATCGGTGTGGACGGTCTCGACCTGAAAGCCGAAGCCAAAGTTCCGCTCGCCCGGCTGGACGAATGGTTGACGCGCACCAAGACCGAACGGTGTATCGCTATCAAGGTCGCCCTCAAGCAGGGCTACACGGTTCAGAAAATTGCCGAGATCACCAAAATTGATCCGTGGTTTATCGACAACATTCTGCAAATTGTCGAAATGGAGCGCGAAATTCTTGATGCACCGAAAGACAAGCCGCTCGACATCGACCTGCTCAAAAAGATCAAGTTAAACGGTTTCTCCGACGCCCAGATCGCCGTACTGCGCGGTCAGGATCCGCTGGCGTTCCGCGAAGAGCGCAAAAAAGCCGGCGTCATTCCGGTTTACCGTCTAGTGGATACCTGCGCTGGCGAGTTCGAAGCCGCCACGCCTTATTTTTATTCCAGCTACGGCGACCTCAACGAAATCCGGCACACCGGCAAAAAGAGCATCATCGTTCTCGGCTCCGGCCCCAACCGTATCGGCCAGGGAATTGAGTTCGACTATTCCTGCGTGCATACCGTCATGGCTCTGCGCGAAATGGGCTATGAAGCGATCATGGTCAACTCGAACCCGGAAACCGTTTCGACCGACTACGACACCTCCGACAAACTCTATTTCGAGCCGCTGACCTTCGAAGATGTGATGAACATCTACGAACAGGAAAACCCAATCGGCATGATCGTCCAGATGGGCGGACAGACTCCGCTGAATCTCGCCGACCGTCTGCTCGCCGCTGGCGTGCCGATCCTTGGAACTTCGCCGACGAGCATTGCGATGGCCGAAGACCGCGAACTCTTCCGCCAGATGATCATCAAGCTCGATCTCAAACAGCCGGAAAGCGGAACCGCCAAAACCATGGATGACGCGCTGAAGATTGCGCACCGCATCGGCTTCCCCGTCATGATCCGTCCGTCGTTCGTACTCGGCGGACGCGCCATGATGGTCGCCTACGACGAAACCGAATTTGTTCCGTTCACTCACGCCGCATTCAACGCCAGCCCCGGCCATCCGGTGCTGATCGACCGCTTCCTCGAAAACGCGATCGAGATCGACGTGGACTTAGTTTGCGACGGCAAAGACGTTTACGTCGGCGGCGTCATGCAGCACGTCGAAGCCGCCGGGATTCATTCCGGCGATAGCGCCTGCTCGATTCCGCCCTACTCGCTCGACCCGAAAGTCGTCAAAGAAATCGAGGCGGCCTGCACCCGCATGGCACTCGAACTGAATGTTAAAGGGCTGATGAACGCGCAGATGGCCGTTAAAGGCAGCGATATCTACGTCATCGAAGTCAATCCGCGCGCCTCGCGCACCGTGCCATACGTTTCAAAAGCCACCGGCGTGCCGCTGGCGAAAATCGCCACTGAAATCGCCGTCGGCAAAACGCTCAAAGAACTCGGCCTCGTCGGCTTCCGTCCGGAACTGAGCTGGTATGCCGTCAAAGAAGCGGTTTTCCCGTTCAACCGCTTCGCGGGCGTCGATCCGATCCTCGGACCGGAAATGAAATCCACCGGTGAAGTCATGGGGATCGACACCACCTTTGAAATGGCCTACTGGAAATCACAGATCGCCGCCGGACAGATGATCCCGACCGAAGGGTGTGTATTCCTCAGCGCCACCGACCGCGATAAAGGCTGGATGGTGGAAATCGGCAAAGCGCTCGTCGGTCTTGGCTTCACATTGACGGCCACAGAAGGAACCGGCAAGGCGTTATGTGACGCCGGACTATGCGTCACCGAAACCTGCAAACTCGCCAGCGGACAGCATCCGAACATTATCGACTTCATGCAGGACGGCAAAATTGCCATGGTCATTAACACGCCCAGCGGACCGGTCTCGCGCATGGATGAAATAAAAATCCGGTCAGAGTGTATCCTGCGCAACATCCCGATCGTCACCACCGAATCCGGTGCCCGCGCCACACTTGGCGCCATTAAAGCGGTCGCCGGAAAAGATTGGGACGTTAAGCCGATTCAGGCCTATCACGCGTAA
- a CDS encoding GxxExxY protein, whose protein sequence is MTENELSKEIIGAAIEVHRVLGSGLLESAYEEALCYELELRGISYERQKYRPLNYKNKVLKTDYRIDLLVDGKVVIEIKARETVSPIDKSQTLTYLRLSGIKLGLLINFHEPLLKNGITRIVNNL, encoded by the coding sequence ATGACAGAGAATGAACTTTCTAAAGAGATTATCGGAGCAGCAATCGAAGTCCATCGGGTGCTGGGTTCCGGCCTTTTGGAAAGCGCCTATGAGGAAGCTCTTTGCTATGAGCTGGAATTGCGGGGAATTTCCTATGAGCGACAAAAGTACCGTCCGTTGAATTATAAAAACAAAGTGCTGAAAACAGATTACCGGATTGATCTGCTGGTTGACGGAAAAGTGGTTATTGAAATCAAAGCCCGCGAAACAGTCTCTCCGATTGATAAATCTCAAACTCTGACATACCTTCGCCTAAGCGGCATAAAACTGGGACTGCTGATTAACTTTCATGAACCTTTACTGAAAAACGGAATTACACGAATTGTAAATAACCTTTAA
- the guaA gene encoding glutamine-hydrolyzing GMP synthase, translated as MKHSEWIAILDYGSQVTQLIARRIREQKVYCEIIRFDTKAADLAKRAPKGIILSGGPASVTDQGSPLCDPAIFELGIPILGICYGMQLTAQTLDGKVHRGTKREYGKAMMQVTKDCPLFQGLDKNLQVWMSHGDKVEAIPAGFEAVAESDNCPYAAMQNSAKKIYGVQFHPEVVHTPQGAQMLGNFAYKVCGCSGDWKMSKFIEDNIQAIRTKVGTDHVLLGLSGGVDSSVVAALLHKAIGPQLHCVFVDNGLLRYNEAREVEELFGNAFGIDLHTAHSQDIFLDALAGVSDPEKKRKIIGKTFIDVFAEKARTLSGKVKYLAQGTLYPDVIESVSPIGGPSATIKSHHNVGGLPADLKFDLIEPLRELFKDEVRAVGRELGLPSYVVDRQPFPGPGLAVRILGDITRDRVDLLQLADLRVREEILKMPNHLDVWQYFAVLLPIQTVGVMGDDRTYENVVAVRAVQSLDGMTADWFKLPYEVLDSISNRIINEVKGVNRVVYDISSKPPSTIEWE; from the coding sequence ATGAAACATAGCGAATGGATTGCCATTTTAGATTACGGCTCGCAGGTGACGCAGCTGATCGCCCGCCGTATCCGCGAGCAGAAGGTGTATTGCGAAATCATCCGCTTTGACACCAAAGCCGCCGACCTCGCCAAACGCGCCCCGAAAGGCATCATTCTTTCCGGCGGACCGGCCAGCGTCACCGACCAAGGCTCGCCGCTGTGCGATCCCGCAATTTTCGAACTCGGCATTCCGATTCTCGGAATCTGCTACGGCATGCAGCTCACCGCCCAGACACTCGACGGAAAAGTGCACCGCGGCACGAAGCGCGAATACGGCAAGGCGATGATGCAGGTCACCAAAGACTGTCCGCTTTTCCAGGGTCTCGACAAAAACCTTCAGGTCTGGATGAGCCACGGCGACAAAGTCGAAGCGATACCCGCCGGTTTTGAAGCCGTCGCCGAATCCGACAACTGCCCGTACGCCGCCATGCAGAACTCTGCGAAGAAAATCTATGGCGTGCAGTTCCATCCGGAAGTCGTCCATACGCCACAGGGCGCGCAGATGCTCGGCAACTTCGCCTACAAAGTCTGCGGATGTTCCGGCGACTGGAAGATGAGCAAATTTATTGAAGACAACATTCAGGCCATCCGCACCAAAGTCGGCACCGACCACGTTCTGCTCGGACTAAGCGGCGGCGTCGATTCTTCTGTCGTGGCCGCCCTGCTTCATAAAGCAATCGGCCCGCAACTTCACTGCGTCTTCGTGGACAACGGCCTGCTCCGCTACAACGAAGCCCGCGAAGTCGAAGAACTTTTCGGTAACGCCTTCGGCATCGATCTGCACACTGCCCACTCACAGGATATTTTCCTCGACGCACTGGCTGGCGTCAGCGACCCGGAGAAAAAGCGCAAGATCATCGGCAAAACCTTCATTGATGTCTTCGCCGAAAAAGCACGCACCCTGAGCGGCAAGGTTAAATACCTCGCGCAGGGCACACTTTATCCCGACGTCATCGAAAGCGTTTCGCCGATCGGCGGACCTTCAGCCACGATTAAGAGCCATCATAACGTCGGCGGACTGCCCGCCGATCTAAAATTTGATCTCATTGAACCGCTACGCGAACTTTTCAAAGACGAAGTACGCGCCGTCGGCCGCGAACTTGGACTGCCGAGCTATGTTGTCGATCGCCAGCCTTTCCCCGGTCCCGGTCTGGCCGTGCGCATTCTCGGCGACATCACCCGCGACCGCGTTGACCTGCTCCAACTCGCCGACCTGCGCGTCCGCGAAGAAATTTTAAAAATGCCGAACCACCTCGATGTCTGGCAATACTTCGCCGTACTGCTTCCGATCCAGACCGTCGGCGTCATGGGCGACGACCGCACCTACGAAAACGTCGTCGCCGTGCGCGCCGTGCAAAGTCTCGACGGCATGACCGCCGACTGGTTCAAACTGCCGTACGAAGTGCTCGACAGCATTTCCAACCGCATCATCAACGAAGTCAAAGGCGTCAACCGCGTTGTCTACGACATTTCTTCCAAACCGCCTTCAACGATTGAATGGGAATAA